A window of the Radiobacillus deserti genome harbors these coding sequences:
- a CDS encoding cupredoxin domain-containing protein has translation MKKFVLSLFILSFVFLLAACGGEESSESESTEKADKSVQIEATNFKFDQEEYTVKAGEPVNIEFTSAEGMHGLMIPELNVNIEGDGTKTITPEEPGEYEIRCSIPCGTGHAEMQATLIVQ, from the coding sequence GTGAAAAAGTTTGTATTATCTTTATTCATATTAAGCTTTGTATTCCTATTAGCAGCTTGTGGCGGAGAAGAATCTAGCGAAAGCGAATCTACGGAAAAAGCGGACAAGTCCGTTCAAATCGAAGCGACTAACTTCAAATTTGACCAAGAGGAATATACAGTAAAAGCAGGTGAGCCTGTCAACATTGAGTTTACGAGTGCAGAAGGTATGCATGGTTTGATGATTCCAGAACTGAATGTGAACATTGAAGGGGACGGAACGAAGACCATTACCCCGGAAGAGCCAGGAGAATATGAAATTCGATGCAGTATTCCTTGTGGAACTGGACATGCTGAGATGCAAGCAACATTAATCGTGCAATAA